Within Amedibacterium intestinale, the genomic segment GTCTTTCATATTCATAGATTTCATAGAAATTTTGCTCAGTTGCGCGGCTTTCTTTTCATTCCCACATAGGATTCCTTTCCTGCCTTCCATTTTGCCTTCATAATGACACTGTAATGATCATTATAGACTGGAGGTTGATGAAAACATCCATTGTATTTTCAGTTCTTGATGTTTTCTTTTGATTTTTATGAAAAACGATACTACTTCTGCGTCCATCAGTGACGACTATATCCTTCATCTCTTTCATCTCCAGAAAGAACAGATAGATTCTTTCCAGGTAAATCATCAGGATGATGGTGTTCATGTAAGGATCAAGCTTACCCCAAAGACTACTTCATGTCCTGTCTGCGGCTTTCCCACTTCCAAGGTAAAAAGCTATGTACATAAACGCATAACACATTCCATGCTGAATACGGAAGCCTGCTATATCGATTACCAGGCCAGACGCTATATCTGCCCTGCATGTAATAAGACTTTCTATGAGGACAATCCTTTTACTTTCAAGGGAATGAAGATCTCTTTATTGACCGTATATAATGTCCTTCGAGATCTGAAAAACCCTGCCGATACATTTAAAAGCGTTGCACAGAGAAATCATATATCCTCTACTTCTGCCATGTCCATCTTTGACAGGCATGTCCAGATATCCAGAAGAAAACTTCCTGAATATCTGAATATCGACGAAGTCTACAGTTTCAAATCTGAAAACAGTTCCTATGTATGTGTCCTTCTGGATTTCAACTCCCAAAATGTCATCGATCTTCTTCCAGGCAGGAAAAAGTCCGAACTCATCAATTACTTTTCTTTCATTCCCCGAGAAGAAAGATGTGCTGTAAAGGCCGTATCTATTGATTTATGGGAAACCTACAGGATCGTCGCAAAGATGATGTTCCCCAATGCCGCCATAGCTGCGGATAAATTCCATCTCATCCAGGAACTGAACAGAAGAGTAGACAAGGTGCGTCTGCGTACGATGAATCAGTTAAAGAACTATAAGCTCATGGATCTGAAAAATGCAGATGCAGCTTCGATAGAAAAAGCTGAAAGAATGCGTAAACAGTATTACCTTTATAAAAAATTCAACTGGCTTCTCTTCACAAACGATCCTGCATATACAGATCCAAATAGAGAAAAGAAATATAATAAAGTACTTCAGGGATACTATAACTATAACGATATCCTGCATTATATGTGTTTGTATAACCCTGAACTTGAAGAAGCCATGAATCTGAAAGACAGGATGATATATTTCTATAAGAACAGTGATCTTGATAATGCAAGAAAAGATATCAATGAACTGATCAGTGCTTTCAGGGATTGTAAAGTACCTGAAATATCATCCTTTGCGAATACGATGACCAGATGGAAGACTGAAATAATAAATTCTTTTATCGTCACGAATGAACATGGAAGAAAGATAAACAGCGGGATCATAGAAAACAGAAACAGGACGATCAAATGTATCAAGCACAATTCCAATGGATATACCAATTGGAAACGATTCCGAAACAGAGTGCTTTATGTACTGAATAAAGATACCACTTATCACTTATACCCTAAGGAAGGAGAAAATGAAAATGAACAATAAAATTTATTACCAACGTAAAGAAAGATGGCTCAAAAGAGAACTTTACATTAAAAAGCAGCGCCTTATGATGCTGGAGCTGGAAGTAGAAAATCTACGATTGAAACTTCTTTTGGAAAAAGAAAAAAACAAAAATATTCTTCCATTCTGATATTAAAAACGAGAGAGCTGATCAGCTCTCTCATCCTTTACATCTTGTTTTCAATAAACATCTTTGGGGTACTGATGCCCACAAGTTATTTTATTGTCCTTTGTTAGTTTTACCACACGTAATTTTACAAAGCCGATAAAAACAAATGTGATCCTCATGTTATACGTTAAAAAGATTTATTCTTCTTTTTTATATGTGCATCATATTATTTACTTAACTCTTCTGCTTTTTTAGAGAATTCTTTCATTTCTTTTTGTAATTGTTCACGAAGTATAGAAAGGTCTACTTTTAACTTTCTGTCTGAAACAACCTGCTTCCCATTTACAAACACATCTTTTACATCGCTGGCATTTGCGCTATAAACAAGAATAGAATACGGGTCATAAACTGGAAACATATGTGCAGATTCTAAAGAGATCAAAACTATATCTGCTTTTTTTCCAACTTCCAAAGAGCCAATCTGTTCATCAATTCTCAATGCTTTTGCACCTTCAATAGTCGCAATTCTCACAATTTCCTTTGCAGGGAATAAAGATCGATCATGATATTTTGTTTTTTGTGCTCCTGCAAACATCCGCATCTGTATGAATAAATCCAACGTATTCCCACTGCTCGCACCATCCGTTCCAAATCCCATAGCAACACCATTTTCCATTATATCCTTTGCAGGTGCAATTCCTTTCCCTGCTTTTAAATTTGATACAGGGCAATGAGAAACCTTAACATCATGTTTCTTCATCAATTGTATATCAGCCTCATTTATATGAATACAATGAACTGCGAGAACATGTTGATTTAAACAAGAAATAGATTCTAACCATTCTATTGGTGTCATATTGTATTTATTTCTGAAATACGTCATTTCATAATCCATTTCTGCCACATGAGTCATCATCAAAGTATCATGTTTTTTAACAATTTCCATCGCTTTTCTAAAAATTTCCTCAGTATTTGTATTTGTCGCATGAGGTGCTAACATAGGAGTAATAAGAGGATGATGCTTCCATTCCTCAATAAATTTTTCTCCTATTTTTAATGCTTCAACTGCATTTTTTGCATCACAGGTTGGCTGATCAATAATCGTTTCTCCTAGAACAGCACGTATTCCCATTTTTTCACAAGCAAGTGCTACTTTATCCATAAAATAATACATGTCAGCAAATGTTGTAATTCCTGATAAAAGCATTTCTCCTGTACCATAACAAGCCCCATAATAAGCTAAATCTTCATTCATACATGCATTTTCCAATGGAAATAGAAAGCGCCGTAAACGATTAGGACAATCATCCTGTAAAGAACGAAAAGGAAGCATAGAAACATGACAATGTGTATTCACCATACCAGGAAGAACAAGACAATTCTTCGCATCAACGATATTATCTATACTATCAAATTCTTTAGGTTTTCCAACATAAAGAATCTTATCATCTTCGATAACAATCTGACCATCTTTGTATTCCTGCATTTTTTCATTCATCGTTAATATCCATGCATTTTTTATTAATGTTCTCATCGTATTTCCTCCACCATTTTGATTATTTTTTGTTTTGTCGTATCTATCATTCCTTTATCACTTATTTTTAATTGTGGTGACACAAGTAAAGATAAAGTAGAAAAAGACATAATCTCATTATCATGTACATAACCTAAATCTTGCATTGCTTTACGAACATTATCAATATCTTCTCCTATTTCTTCAATGGTACGCTCACTTACGATTCCTCCAACTTCTAAAGCTGCAGAAGCAATTATTTTATGTTCCTTAACAACGACATACCCACCTTGCATCTTTATAATTTCTTTTTGTGCCAACACCATATCATCTACATCATTCCCTAATACCATGACATTATGATGATCATGAGCCCACGAAGTTGCGATAGCACCTTTTTTCTTTATTGTATTCCCTACAATACCATGTGAAATATTCCCATTCTTTCCATAACGTTCATACACCGTAAGTAACGCATAATTTTCTAAATCCAAAAATCCATTCGTAACTGGAAGCCATTTTTGTATATGTTTTGTAAATGTTGAATGTGGTTCTATCTCCATAATATTACATAAAGCAGATGTTCCTTTTAAGTTAATTTTAAAATCTTTTTTTTCAGCTTCACGACATTGAATAGATTGATAAAAATGTTCAGGAAATTGTTTCTTTGTTTCCTTTTTTGTTTTTATGACTTTTTTCCCGTTTTTATACACATCAGTAATATGAAACTTATAAATATCATCTAACATTATAAAATCTGCAATTCTTCCCGGTGCTATTGTTCCTCGATCTTCTAAATGCATACGTCTTGCAGGAGTAAAAGTAGCGCAATAAATAGCCATTTCAGGCTTCATTCCCATTTCAATAGCTTTTTGTACCAATGTATTCAAATGTCCGTATCGCAAATGATCTGCCATGACATCATCTGTAACAAAACAAAAATATTCATAAAAATCATGTTCTATTAAAGTCTCCAAAACTTCTTGTGTCATTGATTTTCCTTGAATTTCAAGGAACATTCCATTTGTAATCTTTTCTATAACACTTTCTTTTGTCTGATGTGTATGATCTGCACTAATACCTTTTGATATAAAATTTGATAATTCTCTACCTTTTATTTTAGGACAATGTCCTTCCAATGGCAATATAGGCCTTAATTTTTTACAAATTCCAATGATTTTTGCGCTTAATGATTCTGGTTCATAACATACATCATAGAAATTCATAACCTCTCCCAAGCAAACGATTTTATTATTCATTAGTAATTCTTTTACTTCTTCTATTCCAATCGCACCACCTGTTGTTTCTAAGTTAGAATTTGTAGATGGAACACTAGATGGAATTCCGTAAAAAATATCTAAGAGCGTATCTTGAGATAAAAAGGAGAGTATTCCCTCTCTTCCAAAAACGTTTGCGATCTCATGAGGATCTGCTACAACGCTTGTAGTCCCATGCGCTAAAACCGCATCAGAAAAACGAGAAGGAATACTCATTGAACTTTCTATATGCATATGAATATCCACTAAACCAGGTATCATATACTTTCCTTTACCATCCACGACATATGTATTATCTAACATAATATTTTTTTCAATATGTGTAAATATACCATTTTTTACTGCTACATCTGTATACTCAAAAGACTTTGTAAAAGAATTATATACCTTACAATTTTGAATAATCATATCATAATTCATAAATTTGCCTCAATTAACGATTTAAAATACGATTCCACTGATCTGTCCAATTTGCCAATAAAGGATTTACAAATGTATAATCAATAGCTTTTGCATTCTCTGCAATTTCACCATATGTAAGTTTTTTTGCCTCATCTTCACTCAATTCAACTTTTGCATTTGTTGGACCTTCATTTAATGACTTACTTGTTACTGACTGCAATTCCTGTGAAATTCGCCAATTAATATATTTATAAGCCATGTCCTTGTTTTTTGAATTAGCTACAACATCAATGGTATTGAAATTTGCATAAGTACCACTTTTCGGCACTAGATATACAACATCCTGTGCTGCCTTTTGAATATTTGGTACGGCAAAATCTCCTACAACTGCAGCTTTAATTTCGCCTGCAGCAAACATATTTGCTAAATCAGAAGATTTTGTATACGTTTTTACTACATTAGGTTTAATAGCTTCCAATGCTTTAAATGCAGCTTCACCATTATCCTTTTTAATATCAACTCCAGCATGATCACTTGCAATATGCACCATTGCTGGTCCAAAAGTAGTAGTAATATCAGGAAGGGCAATTGCACCTTTTAATTCTGCTTTCCACAAATCATCCCAAGAAGTGATTTCAAAACCTACAGCTTCTTTATCATAAACAATTCCTACACTTTGAATAACATAAGCAGGACCATAGCCACTTTCAGATTGCATATTTTTAGCTGGGGTAATCAAATCCTTCAAGTTTTCAATTTTAGATGTATCCAGTTTATCAAATAATCCTTCTTCATATCCTTTTGCTGCTGTAGACTGATTTAATTCTATTACATCGATCCCAGATTCTGGATTATTTTCCAATTTTGTAAAACGATCAGCTGAATTTCCCAAATCTGTTACAACATCGCAATTGTATTTTTCCTCAAAAGGTTTAACTACATCATCATTTACAATATCCTCACTTAATTGGAATGTAGAAACTGTAAGTTTACATCCTTCTGTTTTCTCTGATTTAGATGAACAAGCACTAACAGATACTAGAAGAAAACCGCATAATAATAAACCACATAATTTTTTCATATTCTTTTTATCCTCCTTAACCACTAAACTAAAACAATTTTATGAGCAGGTAAATATAAATGCAATATACTTCCTGTTTCATACACTTTATTTCCATTAACTAAAAGTGTACCAAGCTTTGTAGAAACTTCATACTGATAACTTTTTCCAAGGAAAGTATGTACTTGGACAACACCCTCTAAACCATTTTCCAAAGCGGGATCATCTACAATTTCAATATCATCAGGACGAATTGTAATCTTTGCATTTTCCTTTTCGCATCCTTCTTCTACATGAAACTGTTCTCCTTGTGCTACATAGATATTCTTATTTTCACGTACAACATCAATGAAATTTTCAAATCCAATAAAACGTGCAACAAATTCTGTTTTTGGATGTGCATAGATGTTTTCCGGCGTATCATATTGTTCAATAACTCCACCATTCATAACTGCAACGCGGTCAGAAATAGAGAAACATTCCTCCTGATCATGTGTAACAAAAACTGTAGTTATACCTAACTTTTTCTGCAAACGTTTAATTTCCACCCTCATTTGAATACGTAATTTAGCATCTAAATTAGATAATGGTTCATCCAATAAAAGCAGTTTGGGTTCAATAACAAGTGCACGTGCCAAAGCGACACGTTGTCTCTGTCCACCAGACATTTGTTTTGGTAAACGATTAGCATATTCACTTAATCCACAAATTTCCAGCATTTCATCCACTTTTTTTGTTATTTCTGCTTTATCCATTTTTCTCATTTTTAGTCCAAATGCAACATTTTCTCTAACAGTTAAATGTGGAAAAAGTGCATAGCTTTGAAATACGATACCAAAATTACGTTTATGTACAGGTATCTTTGTGAAATTTTCTCCATCTACCAAAAATTCTCCATTTTTTGTATCAATATAACCAGCAATAACACGAAGCGTTGTTGTTTTTCCACATCCGCTGGGTCCTAATAAAGAAACAAGTTCTCCTTCCTGTATTTGCAAGTTCAAACCTTCTAATATGTTTGTTTTACCATCATAACTTACGCATATATTTTTTAAATCAACAAATGACATAACCTTCTCCTTTTACTTGGCAAGGGCAGAAATACCCAATGTTTTTTCTACAATAAACATAATAAAAATTGTTGCCAACATAAGCAGTACAGATACCGCTGATACTGTTGGATCATAATTGTATTCGACATAGCTCATCAAAGATGCTGGTAAAGTCGTAATTCCTGGGCCACTTAAAAACATAGATACCGGTATATTGTTAAATGAATTAATAAATGCTAGTAAAAAACTAGATATGATTCCACTAGAAATATTCGGTAATACCACTTTGAAAAATGCTTTAAATTTATTACATCCAAGGCTCCATGCAACTTCTTCAATAGAATAATCGAATTGTTCCAAAGAGCCACCTACAACGCGAATAATGTAAGGCAGCACAACCAAAAAGTGTCCAAGTAAAAGGCCTTCATAAACAGGAAATTTCAACTTAATAATTACAAATTGAAATAAAGCGTAGCCAACCACAATTCCTGGAACTATCGTTGGTGATAAGAAAAAGCTTTTAATAATCTTTTTCCCTTTGATACTATAACGAGATAGTGCATAAGCAGCAGGAATTCCTACTATCAAAGCTAAAAGTGTTGCAATTAAAGCAATTTCCATACTTAATATAAACGCTTTTTGAAAAGATTCAGAATTGATTGCTTTTATAAACCAGTCAAATGTAAAACCATGAATAGGAAAAGTAATTGTTGGCTCGCTTCCAAAAGCAGTTACTGCAATGATGAGCAATGGAATAAACAAAAATGCAAATACAAATATAGAAATAATACTTAATCCTTTATATCTACGCATTTATTTCACCTCTTTTGTCTAACTGCGCAGCTATTACATTCAACACTTTCATTACCACTAACGTGATAATTATCATTACAGCTGCAATCACTCCTGCACCAACCCAATCATTTAATGTCATAGCTCTTTGATAAATCAGCGTAGCAAGCACAAGAGATTTGTTTCCACCTAGCAATTGTGGCGTTGTATAGGCTGTTAGTGCCCCAGTAAACACAAGTACAGCACCAGTTAAAATTCCTGGAACGCTCATAGGAAGAACCACTTTTATAAAAGCTTTTAGCTTGCTTGCCCCTAGACTCTCTGCAGCTTCCATCATATCATTATCAATATGATCCATAACCCCTACAAGTGTCATAATCATAATAGGCAAAAACAAATAAATTGTTCCTATTAAAACCGAAAACTCTGTATAAAGCATACTAATTGGTTCATCAATTACACCAAGACTCATTAAAAGGTTATTAATTACTCCGTTCTTTCCCAAAATATTAATCCACGCAAATGAACGAACTACAGAATTTGTTAACATTGGAAAAATAGATATTGCGATTAAGATGCCTTTCCATTTAGCACTGCAGCGAGAAATAAAATACGCTGTTGGAACACCAAGCAGAATACAGACAAATGTTGCAATAAGTGCAATACGAATCGTTCTAATCAAAATTTCAATATAATATTCATCCTGAAAAAATGCCGTATAGGCCGATAATGAAAATCCATCTGGAAATATTGTTGGCCATAAAACAGATAGCAAAGGCATCATCAGAAAGAAAATCAACAATACGATTCCTGGAAAAAGAAATACATAAGGAATTCTTTTTTTCATCGTTTTCCTCCTCGTCTTTATATTAGTTTTTAAAGTCATTATTCCTTCTCCTTGTCAAAGCTTTCTTTGAAAAGATAAAAAAGCTTCTATATGATATAGAAGCTAAAAGACATTTCTAATATCATCATAGTCCGATAATTTACGGCTACCGGGTAGAAACTTAACGCACCATATTTGCGCCATATATGACTTATTAAAACCTTTTGTATTATAACAAAAAACAATTTATTTGTACACAAAAATTACATAGTACACCCACAATTTATTATTATAAAGTTTACCTATATTCTTATTTTAATATTGTATTTTCAAGTAATCTTTAAGATAACCTTTTCTTGTAAAACAATAAAGCAAACAATACACCAAACGCTTCCGCAAACGCTACGGTAAACCAAATGGCATCAATGCCAAATAAAGATACAAGTAAAAATAAACCAAGCAGAATAAACACAAAGCCTTTTAAAAATGCCAGTAAGGTTGCCACTTTTCCATATTCAATAGACTGAAAGAAATATAGAAACATCGTAATAAGTGCAGTAAATGGCAAACTCAAAAAATAAAACTGAATCCCTTTTGAAGCATTTTCTATTAAAGCTGCATCATTGTTTGCAAATAAAGCTGCCAGCTCTTTAGAGAAAATAAAACAAAGCAAATACGCAACAATAGAAAATATAAGACTTGTTTGAATCGATATAGAGAAAGCCTCTTTTACTCGTTTTGTATGCATCGCCCCATAATTAGCGGAAATGATAGGCTGAGAGGCCTGCGCAAATCCATTCAACAATCCTTTTCCTACATAGGCAATGTTAGTGATGATGGCATAAGCTGCCAGAAACATAGCATCTGCCTTTTTTAATATTACATAATTAAAAATAACAATGACTGCACCTGCACTTATTTCTAAAATTCCACTTCCAAAGCCATTTGAAAAAATACGTTTCCATATTTTGGTATCAAATATATCTTTTGTCAGATGAATGGTATTTTTCTTACGTATGAAATGAAGGCTCATAATACCAAGAGAGATTACTGGTCCGATTGCTGTCGCAACGGCAGCTCCAAAAATTCCCATATTAAATTGAATAACAAAGACATAATCTAAGAAGATGTTGGAAAAGTTTCCTGCCATGGTAGCTATCATTGCCAGGCGAGGGGCATGATCATTTCTTAAAATCACACTTCCTGCATAATTCACAATAAAAGCCATAGCCATTCCATTTACAGGAATCATATATGCTTTTACAAGTGGTAAAAGCTCTTCGCTGCTGCCAAGCAAATACGCAAAATCATCCACAAATAGATTTCCAAAAAAGGCAATGCATAAGCCAATACTTACCATTCCAAGCGCACCATATGTATAGGCTTTATTTCTTACTTTTGGCTGTTTTTCTCCTTCCGCAACAGACATAACAGTTGCAGCCCCTACACCAAAGGTTAACCCTATCGCAGAATATATGGTATATAAAGGTATCGCAATGTTCATTGCCGCTAAAGCTGTACTTCCAGCACCTTTTGAAACAAAATATACATCCGCTAAACAATACAAAGAATTGCTTGCCATTGCCAATAAGGTTGGAAGTAAATAATGTGCATATAAACTTGATACCTTCTTTTCAAATAAAGCCGTACTATGCATGATAAACCTCCAAAAGATCATGTAATACGTTTCTGCATTCTGTTTCATCTTCTATGGTAAATACACATAAGAAAGAAGTAATACCAAGCTGTTTATATTTTGATATATCTTTATAATTTTTTATTGGTTCTTCACTCAATAAATGCATTCGACAATGGATATCGTTCATCAATGGATAACGATGTCCTTTTATATCTCTTAAGGAATAGCGGGTATTTCCTCTGCATAATGCACAGTTTTGCTTATTGTTATCTTTGATGCATGCATTGACAGGACAATATTCACTCAGCATCAATTCCACATGCCCATATACCTGCAAAGCAAAATTTCCTTTCTGATGGAAATGCTTTTCAAATCCATCACAAAGATTTTTTATACTATTTTCATCATGTTCGATAGACAACGTTACAATATCCAACCCATGAGAAAATGCAAACCCGGCAGAAAGAGAATTCGTTATATTCAAAGAAGTATCTCCTATCCCATGTTTCATATGATGCATACCACCATTTTCCTGAATCATCGTATAGGGTTCATAATCCTCTTTCATAACACGGGCTTCTCTTTTATAAACATGTTCATCGATTTGATGAAGTTGATGATATAAAGCTTCATTTTCCACATAAATATTTGTAATTCCCATTTCTTTACAGACTTCATACTGTTTTTGAGTCGAAACAACTACTAAAAGTTCTTGTCGATTTTGAACAGGCAAACATGTAAACTTAGGTGTCTGTACTCTTCTATTTCCATTTACATTCTTTCGAAGTTCTTCCAGCTTGTTTAAAGCATCTCTTCGCATTCGATTTAATTCACTGATTGGAAAAATCCCCTGTATATCCGTATCCAATGTAATATCTTTAAATATAAAGGGAGTATCGTTGGTCTTTCTTAACTGTGTTTGAATTCTATCTGGATCTAATGCTGTTTTTCTTGCCAATTCACAAACACATTCACTTGCAATTTCTACTTTATGTATGCCATCTTCTACTACAAGTAATGGATGCTGCCCAATATGCATAGAAAACTGACCTGTAATTTCCACTTTTCGTTTTCCTTTTTCAAAGCTTTGTCGAAGATTTTCTAACTGTACTACATCGCTTGTTTTCAAGACCTTGCTGCCTTTTTCCACATAAGTATTTACATCCATCTGAATCCTGTCATTTGCATAGGCTTTGTTAACCAGCAAGCCATTTTTATAAATTCGGTTTGCACAAAAACCTGCATCTTCCTTCTTACTAAGAATGCGAATTCCATCTCCCTGTGCTAAATCGTGATGTAAACGAATCGTCATTTTTCCTTTATGTACATTTTCCACAATACCAATTTCTATTCCTATATGATTTGGTCTTACAGGATTCATTAATGCACTTCCCATCTGATGAAACAGATGTCCTTTTGTAAAGCCTCGATGGAAAATCTTTTGCATTTCTTCCTTCATTTCTTTATCTACATGAAACTCTTTTTTTTCATAATAGGCATCAATCGCTTTACGATACAAAGAAGTCATTAGAGCTACAT encodes:
- a CDS encoding MATE family efflux transporter codes for the protein MHSTALFEKKVSSLYAHYLLPTLLAMASNSLYCLADVYFVSKGAGSTALAAMNIAIPLYTIYSAIGLTFGVGAATVMSVAEGEKQPKVRNKAYTYGALGMVSIGLCIAFFGNLFVDDFAYLLGSSEELLPLVKAYMIPVNGMAMAFIVNYAGSVILRNDHAPRLAMIATMAGNFSNIFLDYVFVIQFNMGIFGAAVATAIGPVISLGIMSLHFIRKKNTIHLTKDIFDTKIWKRIFSNGFGSGILEISAGAVIVIFNYVILKKADAMFLAAYAIITNIAYVGKGLLNGFAQASQPIISANYGAMHTKRVKEAFSISIQTSLIFSIVAYLLCFIFSKELAALFANNDAALIENASKGIQFYFLSLPFTALITMFLYFFQSIEYGKVATLLAFLKGFVFILLGLFLLVSLFGIDAIWFTVAFAEAFGVLFALLFYKKRLS
- a CDS encoding ABC transporter substrate-binding protein produces the protein MKKLCGLLLCGFLLVSVSACSSKSEKTEGCKLTVSTFQLSEDIVNDDVVKPFEEKYNCDVVTDLGNSADRFTKLENNPESGIDVIELNQSTAAKGYEEGLFDKLDTSKIENLKDLITPAKNMQSESGYGPAYVIQSVGIVYDKEAVGFEITSWDDLWKAELKGAIALPDITTTFGPAMVHIASDHAGVDIKKDNGEAAFKALEAIKPNVVKTYTKSSDLANMFAAGEIKAAVVGDFAVPNIQKAAQDVVYLVPKSGTYANFNTIDVVANSKNKDMAYKYINWRISQELQSVTSKSLNEGPTNAKVELSEDEAKKLTYGEIAENAKAIDYTFVNPLLANWTDQWNRILNR
- a CDS encoding ABC transporter ATP-binding protein — encoded protein: MSFVDLKNICVSYDGKTNILEGLNLQIQEGELVSLLGPSGCGKTTTLRVIAGYIDTKNGEFLVDGENFTKIPVHKRNFGIVFQSYALFPHLTVRENVAFGLKMRKMDKAEITKKVDEMLEICGLSEYANRLPKQMSGGQRQRVALARALVIEPKLLLLDEPLSNLDAKLRIQMRVEIKRLQKKLGITTVFVTHDQEECFSISDRVAVMNGGVIEQYDTPENIYAHPKTEFVARFIGFENFIDVVRENKNIYVAQGEQFHVEEGCEKENAKITIRPDDIEIVDDPALENGLEGVVQVHTFLGKSYQYEVSTKLGTLLVNGNKVYETGSILHLYLPAHKIVLV
- a CDS encoding ABC transporter permease, producing MRRYKGLSIISIFVFAFLFIPLLIIAVTAFGSEPTITFPIHGFTFDWFIKAINSESFQKAFILSMEIALIATLLALIVGIPAAYALSRYSIKGKKIIKSFFLSPTIVPGIVVGYALFQFVIIKLKFPVYEGLLLGHFLVVLPYIIRVVGGSLEQFDYSIEEVAWSLGCNKFKAFFKVVLPNISSGIISSFLLAFINSFNNIPVSMFLSGPGITTLPASLMSYVEYNYDPTVSAVSVLLMLATIFIMFIVEKTLGISALAK
- a CDS encoding amidohydrolase; amino-acid sequence: MRTLIKNAWILTMNEKMQEYKDGQIVIEDDKILYVGKPKEFDSIDNIVDAKNCLVLPGMVNTHCHVSMLPFRSLQDDCPNRLRRFLFPLENACMNEDLAYYGACYGTGEMLLSGITTFADMYYFMDKVALACEKMGIRAVLGETIIDQPTCDAKNAVEALKIGEKFIEEWKHHPLITPMLAPHATNTNTEEIFRKAMEIVKKHDTLMMTHVAEMDYEMTYFRNKYNMTPIEWLESISCLNQHVLAVHCIHINEADIQLMKKHDVKVSHCPVSNLKAGKGIAPAKDIMENGVAMGFGTDGASSGNTLDLFIQMRMFAGAQKTKYHDRSLFPAKEIVRIATIEGAKALRIDEQIGSLEVGKKADIVLISLESAHMFPVYDPYSILVYSANASDVKDVFVNGKQVVSDRKLKVDLSILREQLQKEMKEFSKKAEELSK
- a CDS encoding ABC transporter permease, coding for MKKRIPYVFLFPGIVLLIFFLMMPLLSVLWPTIFPDGFSLSAYTAFFQDEYYIEILIRTIRIALIATFVCILLGVPTAYFISRCSAKWKGILIAISIFPMLTNSVVRSFAWINILGKNGVINNLLMSLGVIDEPISMLYTEFSVLIGTIYLFLPIMIMTLVGVMDHIDNDMMEAAESLGASKLKAFIKVVLPMSVPGILTGAVLVFTGALTAYTTPQLLGGNKSLVLATLIYQRAMTLNDWVGAGVIAAVMIIITLVVMKVLNVIAAQLDKRGEINA
- a CDS encoding ISL3 family transposase → MKNDTTSASISDDYILHLFHLQKEQIDSFQVNHQDDGVHVRIKLTPKTTSCPVCGFPTSKVKSYVHKRITHSMLNTEACYIDYQARRYICPACNKTFYEDNPFTFKGMKISLLTVYNVLRDLKNPADTFKSVAQRNHISSTSAMSIFDRHVQISRRKLPEYLNIDEVYSFKSENSSYVCVLLDFNSQNVIDLLPGRKKSELINYFSFIPREERCAVKAVSIDLWETYRIVAKMMFPNAAIAADKFHLIQELNRRVDKVRLRTMNQLKNYKLMDLKNADAASIEKAERMRKQYYLYKKFNWLLFTNDPAYTDPNREKKYNKVLQGYYNYNDILHYMCLYNPELEEAMNLKDRMIYFYKNSDLDNARKDINELISAFRDCKVPEISSFANTMTRWKTEIINSFIVTNEHGRKINSGIIENRNRTIKCIKHNSNGYTNWKRFRNRVLYVLNKDTTYHLYPKEGENENEQ
- a CDS encoding adenine deaminase C-terminal domain-containing protein, giving the protein MNYDMIIQNCKVYNSFTKSFEYTDVAVKNGIFTHIEKNIMLDNTYVVDGKGKYMIPGLVDIHMHIESSMSIPSRFSDAVLAHGTTSVVADPHEIANVFGREGILSFLSQDTLLDIFYGIPSSVPSTNSNLETTGGAIGIEEVKELLMNNKIVCLGEVMNFYDVCYEPESLSAKIIGICKKLRPILPLEGHCPKIKGRELSNFISKGISADHTHQTKESVIEKITNGMFLEIQGKSMTQEVLETLIEHDFYEYFCFVTDDVMADHLRYGHLNTLVQKAIEMGMKPEMAIYCATFTPARRMHLEDRGTIAPGRIADFIMLDDIYKFHITDVYKNGKKVIKTKKETKKQFPEHFYQSIQCREAEKKDFKINLKGTSALCNIMEIEPHSTFTKHIQKWLPVTNGFLDLENYALLTVYERYGKNGNISHGIVGNTIKKKGAIATSWAHDHHNVMVLGNDVDDMVLAQKEIIKMQGGYVVVKEHKIIASAALEVGGIVSERTIEEIGEDIDNVRKAMQDLGYVHDNEIMSFSTLSLLVSPQLKISDKGMIDTTKQKIIKMVEEIR